The Colletes latitarsis isolate SP2378_abdomen chromosome 14, iyColLati1, whole genome shotgun sequence genome has a segment encoding these proteins:
- the LOC143349788 gene encoding uncharacterized protein LOC143349788 — MSNMTNIPSCIKIPPTNTIQSTINATFAQKIDIKEILTFNNNLISLANKVFGEGKWNHTVTNQTIDFVEAFMGKYVCGCVTFVKIQLQDGTFHEDIGYCYAEGNTKGLSIHFARIGSLTDAYKKVLSCFGKTIETEIQELIKMPSNSKTHNILKDNLQCSLLNMPKPCAQSTPLLSHKYNEEIDIPENILCPEIPYDKKKESNKKIEENGSCMLSKDFDDKKESLKSNGRSIQKVQNNVQNKEDQKKVLTEEEHSRLERKRKQMEKKEEFKRLMKMKEQQKINEPKKLNPKY, encoded by the exons atGAGTAatatgaccaatattccttcttgTATAAAAATT CCACCAACAAACACGATACAAAGTACGATAAACGCAACGTTTGCTCAAAAAATTGAcataaaagaaatattaacgtttaataataatttaatatcatTAGCGAATAAAGTGTTTGGAGAAGGAAAATGGAATCATACTGTAACTAATCAGACAATTG ATTTTGTTGAAGCTTTTATGGGTAAATATGTTTGTGGGTGTGTGACATTTGTTAAGATTCAATTACAAGATGGAACATTTCATGAAGATATAGGATATTGTTATGCAGAGGGAAATACGAAAGGTTTATCAATACATTTTGCCAGAATT GGTTCTCTTACAGATgcttataaaaaagtattatcaTGTTTTGGCAAAACAATAGAAACTGAAATTcaagaattaataaaaatgccATCTAATTCAAAGACACATAATATTTTGAAAGATAATTTACAATGTTCTCTACTTAATATGCCTAAACCATGTGCTCAATCAACTCCGCTGCTAAGTCATAAATATAATGAAGAAATAGATATTCCAG AAAACATATTGTGTCCTGAAATCCCATATGATAAGAAAAAAGaatcaaataaaaaaattgagGAAAATGGAAGCTGCATGCTTTCAAAAGACTTTGATGACAAAAAAGAATCATTGAAGTCTAATGGCAGAAGTATTCAAAAAGTACAAAATAATGTTCAAAACAAGGAAGATCAGAAGAAAG TGTTAACTGAAGAAGAACATTCGCGACTGGAACGAAAAAGGAAACAGATGGAGAAGAAAGAAGAGTTCAAAAGGCTCATGAAAATGAAAGAACAGCAAAAAATTAATGAACCGAAAAAACTtaatcctaaatattaa
- the LOC143349787 gene encoding uncharacterized protein LOC143349787 translates to MDNMDKYIKSYEELDVHQLMLSDKVRTLAYKNAILNSKHMFDKKIVMDVGAGTGILSIFCAQAGAEKVYAIEASDLVKLTEKVLIENELNDKITVIHSKVEDIDPNNFEKVDIIVSEWMGFYLVHEGMLDSVLFARDNFLKENGILFPAIAKLYASPCQLPSMYNFWDDVYGVTMKCIGEEYRKIKSMKPEVLLVDKKNLLGENKLLAWLDLQCINVEELSHLGGEEYISVCNKNGQYQGICIWFTVEFPDGSELSTSPFDEPTHWKQTVIVLPVDTEIEEGEPVAFKLELKRNSSKSRQYNMELIWLDALEVEHEVPCHCYMTKCIVTKAYMEGIN, encoded by the exons ATGGATAATATGGATAAGTATATTAAAAGTTATGAAGAACTGGAT GTTCATCAATTAATGTTAAGTGATAAGGTTCGAACTCTTGCGTACAAAAATGCTATATTGAATTCTAAGCACatgttcgacaaaaaaattgttATGGATGTTGGTGCTGGAACAG GAATATTATCAATTTTCTGTGCACAAGCAGGTGCAGAAAAAGTTTATGCAATAGAAGCAAGCGATTTAGTAAAACTTACTGAAAAAGTACTGATAGAAAATGAACTAAATGACAAGATTACAGTGATACACAGTAAAGTAgaggatattgatccaaataacTTTGAGAAAGTTGATATAATAGTGTCAGAGTGGATGGGTTTTTATCTAGTGCACGAAGGAATGTTAGACAGCGTTCTCTTTGCAAGAGATAATTTTTTGAAGGAGAATGGCATACTGTTCCCAGCTATTGCTAAATTATATGCATCGCCGTGTCAATTACCATCTATGTATAACTTTTGGGATGATGTTTACGGAGTTACTATGAA ATGTATTGGAGAGGAATAcagaaaaataaaatcaatgAAACCAGAGGTATTACTTGTAGATAAAAAGAACCTTTTAGGAGAAAATAAATTATTGGCATGGTTAGATTTACAATGTATTAATGTTGAAGAATTAAGTCATCTTGGAGGAGAAGAATATATTTCTGTCTGCAATAAAAATGGGCAGTATCAAGGAATTTGTATTTGGTTCACTGTTGAGTTTCCAGATGGATCAGAATTATCCACAAGTCCCTTTGATGAACCTACACATTGGAAACAAACTGTTATTGTTCTACCCGTAGATACGGAAATAGAAGAAGGTGAACCTGTTGCATTTAAATTAGAATTGAAAAGAAATTCTTCTAAATCTAGACAATATAATATGGAATTAATATGGTTGGATGCATTAGAAGTTGAACATGAGGTTCCTTGTCATTGTTACATGACAAAGTGTATTGTTACGAAAGCATACATGGAAGGGATAAACTAA
- the Non3 gene encoding ribosome production factor 2-like protein Non3: protein MPVINRVVKPTTHRGKRAILKKEPKLIEDAKQTLCFKGKNTSQIVVDFMKDLYNFKKPNAILMQKKNDILPFEDITFVEKFSSKYNASLFMIALHNKKRPHNFVMGRMYEHTLLDMIEFGIENYRGLKNFKVPQISEGIKPLLVFNGELFENNYELVRIKNLFVDMFQREVVENIRLQGLEHVLSFTAVENKILLRSYRILLKKSNCRTPRIELEEIGPRADLLCRRTKLASEDLFKRACKKPKELKVKKKKNISKDNLGTTFGRIHIGAQNINSIQTRKMKGLKKSMAEKKTGIKRKNIDNNNDSSLNKIKHVADSTD, encoded by the exons ATGCCTGTAATAAATAGAGTAGT GAAGCCTACTACTCATAGAGGTAAACGGGCTATTTTAAAAAAAGAGCCTAAATTAATAGAAGATGCCAAACAGACTTTGTGTTTCAAAGGAAAGAACACATCTCAAATTGTAGTAGATTTCATGAAAGATTTG tataattttaaaaaacctAATGCAATATTAATGCAGAAAAAAAATGATATATTGCCCTTTGAAGATATAacgttcgtcgaaaaattttcttcTAAATATAATGCATCTCTTTTTATGATAGCTTTACATAATAAAAAGCGACCTCATAATTTTGTAATGGGAAGAATGTACGAACATACATTGTTAGATATGATAGAATTTGGTATAGAAAATTACAGAGGTCTAAAGAATTTTAAAGTTCCACAAATTTCTGAAGGGATAAAACCTCTGCTAGTTTTTAATGGTGAactttttgaaaataattatgagcttgttagaattaaaaatttattcgtaGATATGTTTCAAAGGGAAGTGGTCGAAAACATTAGATTACAAGGTCTTGAACATGTTTTGAGTTTCACTGCTgttgaaaataaaatacttttaCGTAGTTATAG GATACTTTTGAAAAAGTCTAACTGTAGGACACCCAGAATAGAACTGGAAGAAATAGGTCCAAGAGCAGATTTATTATGTAGGCGCACAAAACTTGCTTCCGAAGATCTCTTTAAACGAGCGTGTAAAAAACCAAAAGAGCTCAAG GTCAAAAAGAAGAAGAATATTTCCAAGGATAATCTTGGAACTACCTTTGGACGTATACATATTGGAGctcaaaatattaatagtattCAAACAAGAAAGATGAAAGGTTTGAAAAAGTCAATGGCAGAAAAGAAAACtggtattaaaagaaaaaatattgacAATAATAATGATAGtagtttaaacaaaataaaacatGTTGCTGATTCAACCGATTAA
- the Cysrs-m gene encoding cysteine--tRNA ligase-like protein, mitochondrial — MNISVKNLRFKLRKIYHRFAHIEVEQKKLIQWLKPIGHETNITIYNPLTKCNEPLIIKNKNILTWYVCGPTVYDSAHIGHATTYVKSDIIRRILSDHFNINVIMAMCITDIDDKIIKRSKETKQNYKDLTQHYENEFIEDMEILNVVKPHLYCRVTNFIPKIIQFVSNIVDKGDAYVMQDGSVYFDTSKCNMYGKFSMPVSDNSHPYKKSALDFSLWKAAKKDEPFWESPWGNGRPGWHIECSTIASTVFGNSVDIHSGGVDLAFPHHENEEAQSCSYHEVDQWVNYWLHCGHLFLEDEKMSKSLNNTISIREFLNKYTANQFRMLCLLSNYRNGIKYSDNIMHNPVNILNKVEHFINDCDNYVTGRCSSGNIDEATLFRCLEETKNCVNTALANNFNTAEVIKSILNLIDTGNKMLHDSHGSLTTRCIPPVVAVANYISTIFSMLGMSYSEESNECKINSLVEHLVQFRNTVRNRVIEQDVKDKILLTACDEIRLNLSTLGIIIKDYKTETSWSIKKY, encoded by the exons ATGAATATATCCGTGAAAAATCTGAGATTCAAATTACGTAAAATATATCATCGTTTCGCACATATCGAAGTTGAACAAAAGAAACTAATACAGTGGTTAAAACCTATCGGGCACGAAACAAATATTACAATATATAATCCTCTAACAAAGTGTAATGAACcgttaattataaaaaataaaaatattttgactTGGTATGTTTGTGGTCCAACAGTTTATGATTCTGCACACATTGGGCATGCTAc GACTTATGTGAAGTCTGACATTATTAGAAGAATATTATCCGATCATTTTAATATAAACGTTATAATGGCCATGTGCATAACAGATATAGATGACAAGATAATAAAACGCTCAAAGGAAACCAAACAGAATTACAAAGATCTAACGCAACATTATGAAAATGAATTCATTGAAGATATGGAAATATTAAATGTTGTTAAACCCCATTTATATTGTAGAGTTACCAATTTTATACCAAAAATTATTCAATTTGTCAGTAACATTGTAGATAAAGGCGATGCTTATGTTATGCAAGAtg GGTCTGTATATTTTGATACAAGCAAATGCAACATGTATGGCAAGTTCTCTATGCCAGTATCTGATAATAGTCATCCTTATAAAAAGTCTGCATTGGATTTTAGTCTATGGAAAGCAGCTAAAAAAGATGAACCATTTTGGGAATCTCCATGGGGGAATGGAAGGCCAGGATGGCATATAGAATGTAGCACAATTGCAAG TACAGTTTTTGGGAATTCTGTGGATATTCATAGTGGTGGAGTAGATCTTGCTTTCCCACATCATGAAAATGAAGAAGCCCAATCATGCTCTTACCATGAAGTAGATCAATGGGTAAACTATTGGCTACATTGTGGGCATCTGTTCTTAGAAGATGAAAAAATGTCAAAGAGTCTGAACAATACAATTAGTATAAGAGAATTTCTTAACAAGTATACCGCAAATCAGTTCAGGATGCTTTGTTTACTCTCCAATTATAGAAATG GAATTAAATATTCTGATAACATAATGCATAATCCAGTAAATATACTAAACAAAGTTGAACATTTCATTAATGATTGTGATAATTATGTTACTGGAAGATGTAGTTCTGGCAATATAGATGAAGCTACATTATTTCGG tgTTTAGAGGAAACGAAGAATTGTGTTAATACAGCTCTagcaaataattttaataccgCAGAAgtaataaaatcaattttgaatttaattgatacAGGAAATAAAATGCTACACGATTCTCAT GGATCTCTTACGACTAGATGTATACCTCCTGTAGTCGCGGTAGCAAATTATATATCAACAATATTTTCAATGCTTGGCATGTCGTATTCCGAAGAATCAAATGAATGTAAAATAAATAGCCTCGTTGAACATTtggtacaattcagaaacacagTTCGAAACAGAGTTATTGAACAAGATGTGAAAGATAAAATTTTACTTACCGCGTGCGATGAAATACGATTAAATCTGTCTACGTTGGGGATAATCATAAAG gatTACAaaactgaaacttcttggagtaTCAAGAAATATTAA
- the Atac2 gene encoding ada2a-containing complex component 2, whose product MSDTVDREDMKVEPVDFSETDICKSCNCLSDPYNKPALRCNGCSRKIHIECLKRGSVPVSFVGDVFFELNCHRCSPFGKETVARNRMPWLNVIVLTLYNLREKSSGISKRGYFHWKSDISTFVDRNWDCLFKKTVKKKKNWIGTISGTLSHYSGIFFKSGTAELGESGWWRLIDNDPPEVLIAKNEKMILDRKKQVGNQVKSTSRLHHSPTPSESSISVGEDSIYGNELIKSQGCSAYSQAYVQPNKTLLDFLLEEDELSNMEIEDDTILNEQSDTPSLSDLIRDCQYQTNNFHFSQLLDDFTSDWTSNTDAASESITNINPDQIKEEEEEEEEDDDEEDQYEEDSSDSLSSVQEQPPSSLFNVTKRRPWPWQRNHIIEEKVPRMTHQEEAYLLQQVNKSALNSAPPEIRRFYRKLTVRKLKREYGLPVLDIDHFGFKTEIPDRPLKEFGRVLDRFFGDDLGSFEQRLQGYNEPTSVHSPYTNRLLKPFIRRDTSCRPLWLRVMDELLIKANKLNPKWISSPIAPIDYSYIRPQHIPAINSLCSQFFWPGIDLTECLQYPDFSCVVLYKKLVVGFAILVPDVGYNEAYISFFLTRPEWRKSGIGTFMLYHLIQTCMGKDVTLHVSATNPALILYQKFGFKVEEFVQDFYDKYMPPNSRECRHALFLRLSR is encoded by the exons ATGTCAGATACAGTTGATAGAGAAGATATGAAAGTTGAACCTGTAGATTTTTCTGAAACAGatatttgtaaaagttgtaattGTCTCAGTGATCCCTACAATAAACCAGCCTTACGTTGTAATGGATGTTCAAGAAAAATTCATATAGAATGCTTAAAACGTGGAAGTGTCCCAGTATCTTTTGTGGGAGATGTATTCTTCGAATTGAATTGCCATCGCTGTAGTCCTTTTGGCAAAGAAACAGTAGCCCGTAACAGAATGCCTTGGCTTAATGTAATTGTATTGACTCTGTATAATTTACGTGAGAAATCAAGCGGTATCAGTAAAAGAGGATACTTTCATTGGAAATCTGATATCAGTACTTTTGTTGATCGAAATTGGGActgcttgtttaaaaaaactgt taaaaagaaaaagaactgGATCGGAACTATATCTGGAACTCTTTCTCATTATAgtggaattttttttaaatcaggaACAGCAGAATTAGGAGAGTCTGGTTGGTGGAGATTGATAGATAACGATCCACCTGAAGTCCTCATTGccaaaa ACGAAAAGATGATATTGGACCGTAAAAAACAAGTTGGTAACCAAGTGAAATCGACGAGCAGATTGCACCATAGTCCAACTCCATCAGAGTCAAGTATTTCAGTCGGAGAAGATAGCATTTATGGGAATGAATTGATAAAAAGTCAAGGGTGTTCTGCATATTCACAAGCCTATGTACAACCTAATAAAACGTTATTAGATTTCTTACTTGAGGAGGATGAATTAAGTA ATATGGAAATCGAAGATGATACAATTCTTAATGAGCAAAGTGACACTCCATCCTTATCTGATTTAATAAGAGATTGTCAGTATCAAACTAACAACTTCCATTTTTCTCAGTTACTGGATGACTTTACATCTGATTGGACATCTAATACAGATGCTGCATCTGAATCTATTACTAATATTAACCCAGATCAGATaaaggaagaagaagaagaagaagaagaagatgatGATGAAGAAGACCAATACGAAGAAGACAGTAGCGATAGTCTAAGTTCTGTTCAGGAACAACCACCTAGTTCTTTATTTAATGTGACAAAACGGCGTCCGTGGCCCTGGCAAAGAAATCACATTATTG AAGAAAAGGTTCCACGTATGACACATCAGGAGGAAGCATATTTATTGCAACAAGTTAACAAATCCGCTTTGAATTCTGCTCCTCCGGAAATTAGACGATTTTATCGAAAATTAACTGTACGAAAACTGAAACGAGAATACGGTTTACCTGTACTGGATATTGATCATTTTGGATTTAAAACAGAAATACCTGATAGGCCCTTGAAAGAATTTGGCAGGGTATTGGACAGATTTTTTGGCGACGATTTGGGTTCGTTTGAACAAAGATTGCAGGGATATAATGAACCTACATCTGTACATAGCCCATATACAAATAGACTTTTGAAGCCATTTATAAGAAGAGACACTTCATGCCGTCCATTATGGTTAAGAGTAATGGATGAACTTCTCATCAAAGCCAATAAATTAAATCCTAAATGGATATCATCGCCAATAGCACCAATCGATTATTCCTATATTAGGCCACAACACATTCCCGCGATTAACAGTCTATGTAGCCAATTTTTCTGGCCTGGCATTGATT TAACGGAATGTTTACAATATCCCGATTTCAGCTGTGTTGTTCTATACAAAAAATTAGTCGTAGGATTTGCAATTTTAGTTCCTGACGTCGGTTACAACGAAGCATACATATCATTCTTTTTAACTCGTCCCGAATGGCGTAAATCTGGCATAGGAACATTTATGCTTTATCACCTAATTCAAACGTGCATGGGCAAAGACGTTACGTTACACGTTTCAGCCACCAATCCCGCATTAATTTTGTACCAGAAGTTCGGTTTTAAAGTAGAAGAATTCGTTCAAGATTTCTACGACAAATATATGCCCCCGAATTCACGGGAGTGCAGACACGCATTATTTTTACGATTGAGCAGATGA
- the LOC143350419 gene encoding dnaJ protein homolog 1, with protein sequence MGKDYYKILGITKTATDDEIKKAYRKLALKYHPDKNRSADAEEKFKEIAEAYEVLSDAKKRDVYDTYGEEGLKGEAGSARHGGGPTYSFHGDPKATFAQFFGSASPFQNFFEFGNPIGNRVFCFHDDDMDIDDPLGLGVGPQHQSSQGGAFRSHSFNFVGPTSTKGGGKDRAQDPAIEHDLCITLEEILRGCTKKMKISRRVVQPDGTTRKEDKVLTINVKPGWKAGTKITFQREGDQGRGKVPADIVFIIRDKPHPLFRREGSDIRYPCKMSLKQALCGTVIEVPTLTGEKITLNLTREIVKPNLVKRIQGHGLPFPKEPSRKGDLLVSFDIKFPESLSQSAKDILYDTLPN encoded by the coding sequence ATGGGGAAAGATTATTATAAGATATTAGGCATAACCAAAACTGCCACAGACGATGAGATCAAGAAAGCATACAGAAAGCTGGCTTTAAAATATCATCCTGATAAGAACAGAAGTGCAGATGCAGAAGAAAAGTTTAAAGAAATAGCAGAGGCTTATGAAGTGCTTTCTGATGCTAAGAAGAGAGATGTCTATGATACATATGGAGAAGAGGGCCTGAAAGGTGAAGCTGGATCAGCAAGACATGGAGGTGGTCCAACATACAGTTTCCACGGCGATCCAAAAGCAACATTTGCTCAATTCTTTGGTTCTGCTAGCCCCTTCCAAAACTTCTTTGAGTTTGGTAACCCTATAGGAAACAGGGTATTCTGTTTCCATGATGATGATATGGACATAGATGATCCACTTGGTTTGGGAGTTGGGCCTCAGCATCAAAGTTCTCAAGGTGGTGCCTTCAGATCGCATTCATTCAATTTTGTGGGGCCTACCTCCACCAAAGGAGGTGGCAAAGATCGTGCTCAAGATCCTGCTATAGAACATGATTTATGTATCACTTTGGAAGAGATTCTACGTGGTTGtacaaagaaaatgaaaatcTCTAGGAGGGTTGTACAACCTGATGGCACTACAAGGAAAGAAGACAAAGTTCTTACAATTAATGTAAAGCCAGGGTGGAAGGCTGGTACCAAGATCACTTTCCAAAGAGAAGGTGACCAAGGCCGTGGAAAAGTTCCAGCAGATATTGTTTTTATCATTAGAGACAAGCCACATCCTCTATTTAGAAGAGAAGGCAGCGATATAAGATACCCTTGCAAGATGAGTTTAAAACAAGCTCTTTGTGGTACTGTCATTGAAGTTCCTACGCTTACTGGCGAAAAAATCACTTTAAATCTGACAAGGGAAATTGTTAAACCTAATTTGGTCAAGAGGATTCAAGGGCATGGCCTACCATTCCCAAAAGAACCATCAAGAAAAGGCGACCTTCTAGTTTCATTCGACATCAAATTTCCTGAATCATTATCGCAAAGTGCTAAGGACATATTGTATGATACTCTGCCAAATTGA
- the Stl gene encoding ADAMTS metallopeptidase stall, producing the protein MAFMFEIILLVLLCVVYGQDAQNTEIVLLPLWNTEDSTEVPLSFKAFDRFVELTLHRNDKITAPQFQVWKYIDEDYMEELPELDKPAPCHYLHRNDFSSAAISLCKEGGMRGLVFLDNVTLEIMPLQNQEISFFNDHRVRQRSESLGEPHIVKRAHAPSISWGNEPSWYKHNEINTDLNGELFKEPRPKKSSDTLTLELAVFFDEPGYNLFSPFFDRNDEQIRDMLLAYINGVQAIYHHPTLGVIIDISLVRLEIMVKQPRDLPHFDGDRSNLLNSFCNYAKKRNPPNEYYPNHWDMGLYISGLDFYVMEAGRKNNATMGLATVGGICIDQYSCVIAELGVTNQFKKPYPSAGFTSVYIAAHEIGHNLGMHHDSTGNPCPKDGYIMSPSRGTNDETVWSECSRDVAQTLSYKKPCLTNRPSSQTSNRLDHTRFFNLPGREWTAKKQCEVLLRDKDAAVVTLYRACESLQCKTPHRSGYYFAGPALDGTLCAPGKECRGGECKNALQIFSGTNGPLVRPGGWSDWKLGPCSSACLLKSTGAQVRRRFCNSPIPKNTDTGCRGLHYDVVLCKDDRLCKKKRRSIDEFATLRCTEFSERLPELDGNGGGLQAPHEPERLWMACAIFCRRKDIASYYTPRVELNDLGLDPYFPDGTWCHTEEGQNYFCQQHHCLPENFRSEKTLLKNHQHDDIEFGPQNAHPNGLSFDDQVIKYHSLGLDGLPLLTSLSHAIGFPSDEDEWIDKDYIELTKPPQEIVFDAQY; encoded by the exons ATGGCCTTCAtgtttgaaattatattattagttTTACTGTGCGTGGTATACGGACAAGACGCACAGAACACCGAAATCGTTTTGTTACCGTTATGGAATACAGAAGACAGTACAGAG gTACCACTAAGTTTTAAGGCTTTCGATCGATTTGTCGAGTTAACGTTACATAGGAACGACAAAATCACAGCACCTCAGTTTCAAGTTTGGAAGTACATCGATGAAGACTACATGGAAGAATTACCGGAACTCGATAAACCCGCGCCTTGTCATTATCTTCACAGGAATGACTTCAGTTCAGCGGCCATAAGTCTCTGCAAAGAAGGTGGCATG CGTGGTCTCGTCTTTTTGGACAACGTCACGTTAGAAATTATGCCGCTTCAAAACCAGGAGATCTCGTTTTTTAACGATCATCGTGTCAGACAACGTTCGGAATCTTTAGGAGAGCCACATATTGTCAAGAGAGCACACGCGCCTTCTATATCTTGGGGCAACGAACCGAGTTGGTACAAACACAATGAAATAAACACGGATCTGAATGGAGAGCTATTCAAAGAGCCAAGACCGAAGAAATCGAGCGATACTCTGACATTGGAGTTGGCAGTTTTCTTCGACGAGCCTGGCTACAATCTCTTCTCGCCTTTCTTCGACAGAAACGATGAACAAATACGCGACATGCTGCTAGCTTATATAAACGGCGTACAAGCGATTTATCATCATCCAACATTAGGAGTTATAATTGACATTTCTCTCGTGAGACTAGAGATTATGGTGAAGCAACCACGCGATCTACCACATTTTGATGGAGACAGGAGCAACTTGTTGAACTCGTTTTGTAATTATGCCAAGAAACGGAATCCTCCGAACGAGTATTATCCCAATCACTGGGATATGGGTTTGtacatttccggtttggatttctACGTTATGGAGGCTGGACGAAAAAACAATGCTACTATGGGACTTGCAACGGTAGGCGGAAtctgcatcgatcaatattcttgcgtTATTGCTGAATTGGGTGTTACCAATCAGTTTAAAAAACCATACCCGTCGGCGGGTTTTACATCCGTCTACATAGCTGCTCATGAAATTGGTCATAA ctTAGGAATGCATCACGATTCGACGGGCAATCCGTGCCCCAAGGATGGCTATATAATGTCTCCCAGCAGAGGTACGAACGATGAGACAGTTTGGTCAGAATGTAGCCGCGACGTAGCGCAAACACTTTCCTACAAGAAGCCGTGTCTCACAAACAGGCCATCTTCTCAAACAAGTAACCGACTCGATCATACGCGATTTTTCAATCTACCGGGTAGAGAATGGACCGCAAAGAAACAGTGCGAAGTACTCCTACGTGATAAGGATGCTGCAGTCGTGACCTTATACAGAGCTTGCGAATCGTTGCAGTGCAAGACACCGCATAGGAGCGGTTATTACTTTGCTGGACCAGCGTTAGATGGAACCTTATGCGCCCCAGGGAAGGAATGCCGCGGCGGTGAGTGTAAGAACGCTTTACAGATTTTTTCGGGAACAAACGGGCCCCTTGTTCGACCAGGAGGGTGGAGTGATTGGAAATTAGGACCCTGTAGTAGTGCATGTCTCCTAAAATCCACCGGTGCGCAGGTCAGACGACGATTTTGCAATAGTCCAATTCCCAAAAATACGGACACCGGTTGTCGAGGATTACATTACGACGTAGTGCTGTGCAAAGACGATAGGCTTTGCAAAAAGAAACGTAGGAGCATCGACGAATTTGCAACGTTGAGATGCACCGAATTCAGCGAAAGATTGCCAGAATTGGACGGCAATGGTGGCGGTCTCCAGGCACCACACGAGCCCGAAAGACTGTGGATGGCTTGCGCTATATTCTGTCGTCGAAAAGACATAGCGTCTTATTACACACCGCGTGTGGAATTAAACGACCTTGGCCTTGACCCATACTTTCCAGATGGGACATGGTGTCACACCGAGGAgggacaaaattatttttgtcagCAGCATCATTGTCTGCCGGAGAATTTTCGTTCTGAGAAAACGCTCCTGAAAAACCATCAGCACGACGATATCGAATTTGGGCCCCAGAACGCCCATCCTAATGGTCTTAGTTTCGACGATCAGGTGATTAAATATCACAGTTTGGGACTGGACGGTTTGCCACTCTTGACCTCTCTGTCGCACGCTATTGGATTTCCATCGGACGAGGATGAATGGATCGATAAAGATTACATAGAGTTAACGAAGCCACCGCAGGAGATCGTCTTCGATGCACAATATTAA